One Microtus pennsylvanicus isolate mMicPen1 chromosome 3, mMicPen1.hap1, whole genome shotgun sequence DNA window includes the following coding sequences:
- the Rwdd2a gene encoding RWD domain-containing protein 2A, which produces MSASVKESLQLQLLEMEMLLSMFPNQGEVKLEDVNALTNIKRYLEGTREALPHNIEFVITLQIEEPKGTIDLQVTMPHSYPYVALQLFGRSPDLDRQQQLLLNQGLTAYLGTFDPGELCVCAAIQWLQDNCASYFLTRKLSGEPSTRAKPVKNTFLRMWIYSHHIYQQDLRKKILEVGKRLDVTGFCMTGKPGIICVEGFKDHCEEFWHTIRYPNWKHISCKHAESVETEGDGEDLRLFHSFEELLLEAHGDYGLRNDYHMNLGQFLEFLRKHKSEHVFQILFGIESKSSES; this is translated from the exons ATGTCCGCGTCGGTAAAAGAAAGCCTTCAGCTTCAGCTGCTGGAGATGGAAATGCTGTTGTCTATGTTTCCTAACCAAGGAGAAGTAAAACTGGAAGACGTAAACGCCCTAACGAACATAAAGAGGTATCTGGAAGGCACTAGGGAGGCGCTCCCACACAACATCGAATTTGTGATCACGCTTCAAATTGAGGAGCCCAAG gggACAATTGATTTGCAAGTGACCATGCCTCACAGCTACCCCTACGTGGCTTTGCAGCTGTTTGGACGGTCACCTGACCTTGACAGACAACAGCAGCTTCTTCTCAACCAAGGTCTCACCGCGTACCTGGGGACCTTTGATCcgggtgagctgtgtgtctgcGCAGCCATCCAGTGGCTGCAGGACAACTGCGCATCCTACTTCCTCACCAGAAAGCTGTCGGGTGAGCCGTCCACACGAGCAAAGCCGGTCAAGAACACGTTCCTCCGGATGTGGATCTACAGCCACCACATCTATCAGCAGGACCTCAGGAAAAAGATTCTGGAAGTGGGCAAGAGGTTAGATGTGACTGGATTTTGCATGACGGGAAAGCCTGGCATAATCTGTGTGGAGGGCTTCAAGGATCACTGTGAGGAATTCTGGCACACAATCAGATACCCCAATTGGAAGCACATTTCCTGCAAGCACGCCGAGAGCGTGGAAACAGAGGGGGACGGTGAAGACCTGCGCCTCTTCCATTCTTTTGAAGAATTACTCCTTGAGGCCCATGGCGACTATGGACTAAGGAATGATTATCACATGAACCTGGGCCAGTTCCTAGAGTTTCTCAGAAAACACAAAAGTGAGCATGTTTTCCAGATACTATTTGGTATTGAAAGCAAAAGTTCAGAGTCCTAG